ATATTAACGATCTGCCGAACGGGCTTACCACCTTTACTGGCTGGTTTCCAGGCTTTAAACAGGCTAAGTACCCGTATAGCTTCCCGGTCACAATCAGGTCGAAGGCTTGTTAAGACTTTTATATCCGACACGCTACCGTCAGTTTCAACAACGCCTGTCAGCATAACCCGGCCACCAATACCGAGCGCTTCGGCCTGTATGGGTTTACGCAGATTGGTCTGTAGGAAGACATTAAAATAAGCCTGCCCACCCCGAGGTTCGGCTACCGAATCGACTTCGAATAATTGATAAGGCGTTTGCTGGGCAAACAGCAGCGAAGAACAACCAATCAGAAAGAACAGGGCCAGATAACGCATAAAAAGATGTGGTTATGATATGTGCAAACTATACAATCGGCACATTTTCACCAAACTTTCCTTCATGTGATTACAGCAACATACGTCCGATCGACAGGTGCTCCACTTCAGTTATGATTATTTTTTAATCAGGTTCATCAACTGATTAATTTGCGCCTGCTGTTTCTCGATGAGTTTTTCTAATTGCTGAGTCTTTTTATCCTGCTGAATACTATACAGTGTCAACTCTTCGACCTTCTGAAGCAGTAGCGCATTCATCTTCACCAGATCAACACCTTTAGCAGCTGCCTCCTCGGCAGAGGGTACGTCGGCCAGGTGTCCATTCTGCTGGATGTAGGCTTCGACAGCCGAAAGGGGCTGGAGCGAGTAGCCCGGACTAAACACCTTGTCGCTCCACTGAGACGGATCCTGAATGCGGAGTTGATAACGGGCCTTGACGACATTACCCTGACCATCGACTGACAGAAACTGATCGGTCTGGGCACTGGCCGGACTCGCATCGGTCAGGTTCGTTAAGCGCAAACCACTTTTGTCGACAGATTCGCTGACAACTTCTAACCGGGCCGTGGGTGCTGAGGTACCGATGCCTACGTTAACCTCGTTGCCCAGGATCATGGCGTTGCTGACAGCTACCCGGCTGTTAGAACCAATGGCGATGGCATTTTGGAGTCCATCATCGGCTTGGGAGTTGTAGCCAATAATTACATTGTCATTTCCGTCTGTAATAGTTGTTCCTGACGAAGGGCCGATTATGATATTATTTGTCCCTGATGTGTTATAAAATCCAGCTTTGCTTCCTACAAATACATTGTTTGAGCTGTTTATGTTGTAGCCAGCAGAATCACCTATTGCCACATTGTTATGACCAGTTTTATTACGAATACCACTCATTACCCCTATAAGAATATTACTATACCCAATTGTATTTCCGTTACCAGCTAAATGGCCAGAAAAAATATTATTACTTCCGGTAGTGTTGTAATAACCAGCGTATGCTCCTGAAAAGATATTGCCATTGCCCGATGAGTTGGACGAGCCTGTATAAGGGCCTAAAAAAACATTGAACTGCCCACTATTATTGTTTGGCCCAGAAATAAACCCAATGAATACATTATGATCTCCCTTTACATTATTAGACCCTGCCCCTGTTCCAACAAAAATATTATTATATCCTGTTGTATTTTGTGCACCAGCACTACTACCTAAGAAAATATTATCACTACCAGTAGTATTACTTTTTCCGGAATTATAACCTATAAAATTATTACTGCTACCAGATGTACTACTATTGCCTGAATATGACCCTAAAAATACATTGTTGACGCCAGTCGAATATTTCCCTGCTTCATAACCGGCAAACAAGTTGTCGGAACCAAGTACATTACTATAACCTGTATAGTAGCCTAGGTATGTATTGCGAGGTCCTGTTTGATTGCTAAAGCCAGCCCATGTACCGACAAATACGTTACTATATGCCGTTGTGTTGTTAATACCTGCTGCATTTCCCACAAATACATTTGAACCTCCAGTCGTATTGGATTGCCCAGCCTGGCTGCCAATTATGGTATTGGATGACCCCTCTGTATTATTCTGGCCTGTTTGGTAGCCAACAAATGTATTATACCAGCCGTTTGAGGCCATAGCCTGCCCAACTCGAAGCCCTATTAGAACATTATAGGCTCCAAGTGATGTAGAATTTGGGGCACCAATAAAGTTAGTCTGCCCCTGTACAGAAACAGACATGATGATACTTAGGAAAGTAAACAGGTAATTCAGGCCCAGGAAAGGATTGGATGCCGTCAACAAGGATCGGCCTAAACAAATTATTTTACTAAGGCTGAAGAAGTTGTTTCGTTTGAATAGTTGTTCAATAGAGGTGAAGGATAAGTATCGATAACGCATATAAGAAACTAGTTTAAGTAGACGCAAAGTAGAAAAATACTACTTTAAACCAAAAATATTTCTGCGTTTCTTTATAACAACATACGTCCGATCGACAGCCGTTCAATGCCAGCAGCAGTCAGCGCTTCCAATTGACTTTCTGTGGCCCCATCAGCCACTACTTTAACCCCCACCGTCTGGGGTATTTCCCGACGAAACTGCAACGCCGACTCCAGAGAAAAGTCGGTTTGAAGGGCGCCCGTTGCGTTTTTAATAAAGTCGGCACCCGAGTCGGCCGCGAGTTTGATCATGTTCCGACGTTGCTCTGTATCCAGCAAGGTCGATTCCAAAATAGCGGTAAAAAATTTCTCCTGTGCGTGAACTATAGCCACAAGCTTGGCCAGTTCAATTTTGAGCCAGACCGACGTGGGTGAAAATAAAGCCGAGGTATTCAAAACCACTTCAATCTCATTGACCCCGTCCTTCAACGCCCAGTCAATTTCGGTTTGCTTGGCTTCGGTGCGCTGGTACCCAAACGGATAGCCAATCACCGTCGATAAAATAGCCGGGTGATCGTCGCCCAGTTCCCGACGGAACTTTTTGACCCAAAAAGGCGCAACCGTCATCCCTGCCATCCCCAACTGAATCACCTCATCGAGCACGTCATATTGCTCGTTGATCGTTACCCCAGGATGCAGCAGCGTCCGCTCGATATACGGAAAAAGGTGATTCATAGGATTGTAAAAGAGCGAAAGAGTGAATGGGTGAAAGAGCGAAAAAAGTTTGCGTCAGCATTTCGCTCTTTCACCCATTCACTCTTTCGCTCTTTAGTTAAAGTATTTCAACTTCACAACCTCTTTGGGTTCCAGGAAACGCCATTTGCCACGGGGCAGGTCTTTCTTGGTTAATCCGGCGTAGGTTGTCCGGTCGAGTTTGGTGACCTGATAGCCAAAGTGTTCGAAAATCCGACGGACGATTCGGTTACGACCCGAGTGGATCTCGATACCGATCACCTGGGCATCGGGCGTTATGATACTTAACGCATCAGGCTTGATAGGGCCATCTTCGAGTTCGATACCGTTGCGGATAGCCTCAAAATGCTCCTCGGTCACAGGCTTATCAATTTCAACCTGATAGATTTTACGAATGTTGTTCGACGGGTGTGTCAGTTTATCGGCCAGCTCGCCATCGTTGGTCAGTAACAGCAAACCCGTTGTATTACGGTCTAGCCGTCCGACGGGATAAATACGGAAATTGCCAGCGTCGGCCACCAGTTCCATCACCGTTCGCCGATCTTCAGGATCTTCGGTAGTCGTGATATAGTCCTTAGGTTTATTGAGCAACACGTACACAAACCGTTCAGGATTCAGAACTTTGGTGCCATATTTTACCGTGTCGCCTTCTTTTACTTTATAGCCCATTTCGGTCACGACTTTACCATTCACCGAAATGTCGCCCCGAGCAATGAGTTCATCGGCCTCCCGACGTGAGCATACCCCGGAGTTGGCGATGTATCGGTTCAGCCGGGTAAGGCCGGGGCCGTCCTGGTGTTCTTCCGAACGGCCACGTTTTGGCTTTTCATCACTTCCTTTCGGCTTTCCGCGCCGATCGTCCGACGATTTCTGATGAAAGGGAGCATTCTCGGGACTTAGTGCCCGATCATAGTTTGGGGCCTGGATGTATTTTCCGGTACGTCGATCGCTTGATTCTTTGCGTTGCTGACCCGTAAAACGTGAGGAAGGTTCATCCCGATTCCAGGCTTCATCGTTGCCAGCCCGTCGGCCTCGGCCCCGTTGCTCACCCGTGTCGAAACGATTTTTGGATCGGTCGTTATCTGACTGGTTAAAGTCATCTGATCGCTTGAAGCCGGGTTTATCGTTCCGGTCGAAACGAGCAGGGCGCTCCGACCGATCGGTATCCTTCGAGAACCGGCTGGTACGCGGGCGCTCATCATTACCAAATCGGTTATTACGTGAACCGAATCGTTCGTCGCTCCGGTCTCCGCGTGTATTTCGGTCGAAACGGGGGCGATCACCCTCCGATTCACTGCGAAAACGAGGCCGATCATGTTGTTCATCACGAAACCGACGTTCGTTGCCAGATCGATCATTATTGCGGTCAAAACGAGCGGGGCCACGCCGATTTTCATCGCGCTCATCGAACCGGCGATTTCCTGTATCTCCTGCCCGTTTCGGGCTAAACCGCTTCTCGTCACGAGGGCCTCTGGCTGGCCGATCAGTTGCGTCACGGTCAAAGCGAGGCCGACGGTCGTCAAAATCATCCCGGCGCCCCCGATCAAAGCGAGGTTTATCATCGCGATCAAACCGGGCAGGCCCTTCGTCCCGACGTCGATCCTTGAAGTGACCCTGAGTCCGATTCCCACGCTCGTCATCACGCGGTGTTGGTTTTTGACTACGTTCCCGACTGAAACGCGGTTTGTCATCTCTGTTATCCTGCCGGTCATTACCTCGGCTAAAGCGTGGCCGATCGCCATCCTGGCTACGGTTGAAACGTGGGGCATCATCCCGACGGCCCATAGAACGACTACCATCACGGTTTTGTCGGCTACTCCGGTCGTTCTTTTCTGAATCCTGATTCATGGAAAAATACAGTAAATCGCCTGTTTGTTTAGATAAGCAACACTGATTTTCAGCGTACTGTTCTAGGCAGGTAAAAATTGGGTTACAAATTTAGGTTTTTTCAGGATAACCCTGTAAAACTTCTTTTTCCGAAACGCATTTTATTGAAAAAACAATCCAGAGGAGTGCTTGGTCGTTAGTCGATAGTTGCTGGTTGACTGCTACTACCACTGTAAACTGACAACTGATAATCGAATACGATAAACGACTCCCAACCATCGATGCCCACTCCTACCGCAAAACCTCTTTACACGCCCGATCGACGGACCATTGAGCAAACACTGATGAAACGCTATATGGACTGGCTTTTCATTAAAAAAGGCCTGTATTTCCGTGATTACGATGACCTTTGGGATTGGTCGGTAACTGATCTGGAAGCGTTTTGGGAAAGTATCTGGCAATTTTTTGATGTGCAAAGT
This window of the Spirosoma aerolatum genome carries:
- a CDS encoding deoxyribose-phosphate aldolase — translated: MNHLFPYIERTLLHPGVTINEQYDVLDEVIQLGMAGMTVAPFWVKKFRRELGDDHPAILSTVIGYPFGYQRTEAKQTEIDWALKDGVNEIEVVLNTSALFSPTSVWLKIELAKLVAIVHAQEKFFTAILESTLLDTEQRRNMIKLAADSGADFIKNATGALQTDFSLESALQFRREIPQTVGVKVVADGATESQLEALTAAGIERLSIGRMLL
- a CDS encoding pseudouridine synthase; translated protein: MNQDSEKNDRSSRQNRDGSRSMGRRDDAPRFNRSQDGDRPRFSRGNDRQDNRDDKPRFSRERSQKPTPRDDERGNRTQGHFKDRRRDEGPARFDRDDKPRFDRGRRDDFDDRRPRFDRDATDRPARGPRDEKRFSPKRAGDTGNRRFDERDENRRGPARFDRNNDRSGNERRFRDEQHDRPRFRSESEGDRPRFDRNTRGDRSDERFGSRNNRFGNDERPRTSRFSKDTDRSERPARFDRNDKPGFKRSDDFNQSDNDRSKNRFDTGEQRGRGRRAGNDEAWNRDEPSSRFTGQQRKESSDRRTGKYIQAPNYDRALSPENAPFHQKSSDDRRGKPKGSDEKPKRGRSEEHQDGPGLTRLNRYIANSGVCSRREADELIARGDISVNGKVVTEMGYKVKEGDTVKYGTKVLNPERFVYVLLNKPKDYITTTEDPEDRRTVMELVADAGNFRIYPVGRLDRNTTGLLLLTNDGELADKLTHPSNNIRKIYQVEIDKPVTEEHFEAIRNGIELEDGPIKPDALSIITPDAQVIGIEIHSGRNRIVRRIFEHFGYQVTKLDRTTYAGLTKKDLPRGKWRFLEPKEVVKLKYFN